CAAAACTAACAAGCTGCAACTAATGCCTAAAGTTAGGCCAATCAGGTTAATGGCAGCATAAGTTTTGTTTTTTAGGAGATTACGCCAAGCAAGTACTAAGTGACTTTTATACATGCTAAAATTTTGAAGTGACTTTCAATATACCGTCACTTATGTAAGTCACCAAAAATATTTGCAAAAAAATTTAGTAATTTACACTAAAAATAACTTGACAAATACTTAAATACGTATTCATGATTATTTTAAGTATTTACCCTTAAAAATAAGATTTATACTTATAATAAAAAAAGTACACTAAAAACTTAGTGTACTTCTTTAACTATCATTTTGAGCTTATATACGTCTTACATAAGCTCTTTAGCTTTAGCGACTACGTTTTCTACTGAGAAACCGAAGAATTTCATGAGTTCATCACCAGGAGCTGATTCTCCAAAAGTATCTAAACCAATGGCAACACCTTCGCCTCCAATATACTTTTGCCAGCCTAAAGTAGAACCCGCTTCAATAGAAATACGCTTGCTTACAGACTTTGGCAACACACTTTCTTTGTATGCCTGGTCCTGAGCATCAAATAGCTCCCAGCTAGGCATACTTACCACGCGTGTAGCTATCCCTTCTTCAGTTAACTGTTTCTGCGCATCTAAAGCCAGCTGAACCTCTGAACCTGAAGCTATTAATATTAACTTAGGATCATTATTATCCGCGTCTTTAAGAATGTAAGCTCCTTTAGCTAAATCTTCTGCTTTACCATGAGTAGAGCGGTCTACCGTAGGCAAGCCCTGACGGGTAAGAGCTAGTGCAATAGGCCCTCCTTCGTGTTCTATTGCCACCCTCCATGCCTGCACTGTTTCGTTGGCATCTGCAGGACGGATAACTGTAACCCCCGGGATAAGGCGCATAGCAGTAAGATGCTCTACAGGTTGGTGAGTAGTACCATCTTCTCCCAATCCTATACTGTCGTGGGTAAATACAAACACGCTGTTAAGTTTCATAATTGCCGCGAGACGAAGAGAGGGCTTCAGGTAATCTGAGAAAATCAGGAAGGTAGCTCCAAATGCTCTCACTCCTTCGGTAAGGTTCATTCCGTTTACCGCAGCAGCCATACCATGCTCTCTTACTCCAAAGTGGAAGTTTCGGGCCGCATAATCCTCTTTTGAGAAAGAACGAGAAGAATCCAGATTAGTATTGTTAGAAGGTGCCAGATCAGCAGAGCCGCCAATTAACCAGGGGCACTGGTCTGCAATAGCGTTTAGAGCTTTACCGGAAGCTTTACGTGTAGCTACCGCACCATCTTCTGGTTTGTATACAGGAAGTTTTTCGGCAAAACCTTCAGGAAGCTTTCCTTTTACTGAAGCATCCCACTGAGCAGCTTTATCAGGATTAGCCTTAGTGTAGCTATCCCATTTTTGTTGCCAGTCTGCTTGTAGCTTTTTTCCTTCTTCTTTGCGTTGATTGTACTGCTCCTGTACCTCATCAGGCACATAAAAGAATTTATCAGTAGGCCAGCCTAAAAACTCTTTAGAGGCTTTAACTTCATCATCTCCAAGAGGTGAGCCATGTGAACCTGCGGTACCAACCTTGTTAGGAGAGCCGTAAGCAATCTGAGTACGCACTTTGATCAGGCTGGGACGAGAGGTATCCGCTTTGGCTTCAGCAATAGCTTTTTCTATCGCGTCAAGGTCATTACCATCTTTTACTTCCAGTACCTGCCACTGAAATGCTTCAAACCTGGCTTTCACATCTTCAGTAAAGGCAATACCAGTGTCTCCTTCAATAGATATTTCGTTATCGTCATACAGGAAGATAAGATTACCTAAAGCCATATGACCTGCCATAGAAGCCGCTTCAGAAGATATACCTTCCATCAGGTCGCCATCGCTGCATATACCATATATGTGGTAGTCAAAAGGATTAAAATCAGAAGTTTTGTAGACTGCCGAAAGGTGTTGCTGAGCAATAGCCATACCTACCGCATGTGCAAAACCCTGCCCGAGAGGACCAGTAGTTACTTCCACACCTGGGGTAAGCCCATACTCCGGATGACCAGGAGTAATAGAGTGCATCTGGCGGAAATTTTTAAGGTCGTCTATACTTACTTTGTAACCAGATAGGTGTAGGAGGCTATACAACAACATGCATCCATGTCCGGCAGAAAGCACAAATCTATCGCGGCCAAACCAGTTCGGGTCTTCAGGATTATATCTCAGGAAACGAGTCCATAGCACATGAGCCATAGGCGCTGCTCCCATAGGCATACCCGGGTGGCCTGAATTTGCCTTCTGAACCGCATCCATGGACAAAGTTCTGATGGTATTGATACTTAATTGATCTAATGTCTCTGTTTGGTTCATGGTTGTCTGAAAATAGTGTTTATTACAAAAATGTTAGGCAATTAACAAAAATTCCCCAATTGCATCAACGAAAGCGGGTTTTAGTTATCAATTTTAAGCGCACCAAAAGGCTTAATATTCAAAAGAACAGCTTTCTCCAAGTTTAAGGCTACGGATATTAGACCTGTCTATTACACCTACTTTTATACTGTCTCTCCAGCCTTCTTCATGTTTCAGGTAGATCTGCTCTTTAGAAATTTTAATCTGCAGACACTGTCCTCTAAACCTGAGCGACATCTCCAGTGAGTCTATTTCTATAGGTAGCGAGGGGTTTAACCAAAGCACACCCTCTTCATCTACATAAGCTCCGGTATAGGCACGCTGCACCATATCAACGGTACCTGCCATAGCTCCCAGATGTATACCTTCGGTAGTGGTGCCTCCCTGTATATCATCTACATCGCTTTTAAGTGCTTCTTCAAAAAACTTCCAGGAGATTTTGCGATCCGCACGTGCCATAACCCAGCTATAGACCAGGCGGCTTAGTGTAGAACCATGAGAAGTACGCTTGGCGTAGTAGTAAATATTTTTCCTGATCATTTCCAGGTTAAACTTATAGCCCAGCGTATCAAAAATTTCTTTAAGTTCATCTGAAGTAAACAAGTAAAAAAGCATAAGCACATCGGCCTGTTTGCTTAGCTTGTAGTTGTTTGGGGAATCTCCTTCACTCTCTAGTATACGGTCCAGACGCTGTATATTATTATATTTTTCTTTATAAGCATCCCAATCCAGTTCTTTAAGATCAGCATAACCTTCAAACTGCTCCAGAATATCATCCTCAATAAAAGGAACAAACATGTTTTTGGAGATAGCTTCCCATTGCTTTAGTGTATCTTTATTGATATCCAGCTTTTTGCATTGGTATACACAAAAATCTGAAGGCAATCTGTGGTATAGTTTTAAAGACTGCTTCATAACCCAGGCCACCATTATATTGGTGTAGGCATTATTGTTCAGGCCAGCTTGATCAGAGTTCGGGTAGGATGTATGATATTCATCCGGCCCCACCACATGTTTAATCTCAAAACGTCCTTTGGACTCACTGAAGCTAGTTAAGCTTGCCAGAAACTTGGTAATGGAGAACATCATCTCAGCACCATAGTCTTCCAGAAAAATAACGTCATTGGTTATTTTGATGTAACTCCAGAGATTGTAGGCAATTGCGGTATTTACATGGCGCTGAAGATGGGTATCGTCTGGTATCCAGCGACCAGATTCAGGGTTCAGGTGAATTTCCTGTGCGTTTTCTTCACCATTGCTTCCGCTTTGCCACGGAAACATAGCACCCTTATATCCCTGCTCATTTGCTGACCTACGAGCTTCACCCATACGGTAAAAGCGGTATTTCAGCATATTTTGTGTGATAGAAGGCTTCATATAGTTAATCACAGGAAAAATATACAGCTCATCCCACATGAGGTTTCCCCGATAAGCTTCGCCATGCAAGCCGCGAGAGGGTACACTTACATCCAAATCCAGTGTATTGGGCGATGCTACCTGTAGCAAATGAAAGATATGTAGCCTGAGTAAGACCTGCACACTATCTTTAGCTTTTACACGAATATCACTCCTTCCCCAAAGTGCCTCCCACTCTATGTAATGGTAATGCGCAAGGTCTTCCAATTCTGAGGCGCCTTTTACTTTTCTGATAGCATCACGTATCAGATTCCCTACTCCATCGTCTTTACTCGTGTAGATCGCAAGTATCTTGCTCACTTTCAGCTCCTGACCTTTTTCTAATTTGAGGGGAATACGATGATACACCAGTTTATTATTCTGCTCTAACTGCCGCTCATAGTCATATGATTGCCCGTCTATATGGATACGGGTACGTACAGATTGTGCCACACTGACTTCTGAAAAATTGGTACGGCTATGCATGTAGATACCTTCCTCATTATACTCTCCATGCTCCAATATGTCTAGATGATTGCCATTAAGGTCGCTGTACCTCGGTACTCCGCTATTATTAACATTACCATCAATACCGGATAGTATACTTAACTGACCATTCCAGTTTATAGCTTTTAGCTCCCATTGTAGCATAGCCAGGTGTCGGTCAGCCATTGAAACTATTCTCCTGGTTTTGAGCTCTGTTTCTCTACCCTTATCGTCACGAAAACTGAGATCGGTAATCAACTGACCTTTGTATAAGTCCAACTCCTGTTGGAAATACAGGATTTCCACTTCATCCAGATGAAAATGCTGCCCATCTTCGTACTCAAAAGTAAGATAGAGCCAATTGGGCCAGTTTACGATAGATTCGTTTACAATTTCTTTGTCAGCTACATTAGAGCTGAGCTTGTTGAATACACCTGCCAGATAAGTACCCGGATAGTGAGGGTTATCTTCAAAATTATGAGAAGCTTCTGCAAACTCAAAGGCCCCTCTGCTGGCAAAATAGCCATTGCCTAGCGTACACAGTGATTCTCTTAAATGCTGTTGCTCAGCCTGATATTCATTATAGATTATTTTCCATTGTTGTGTATCAGTCATAAGACATTATTTGCTTAATAAATTCGTTCACCTGCTTTTGCTCACTCAAACCGTAGTGGGCATGGGTTTTCTGTTCATGGTCTTCCACCATTATTCCAACCCCTTCCTTTTGTAATTCTTTAAAAGCATCTTCATCGGTAGTATCATCTCCTAAATAAATAGCAAGGCTATCTTTGGTGGTATATCCCAGTTGTTCAATCAGCCAAAGTACAGCTTTACCTTTATGCCACTCCAGATTAGGCTTTATTTCAATAATGCATTTTCCCTTGTCCCATTTTAGTTTTGACTCTCCTTCTAATTGATCTTTTACGGCCGCCTCCAGTTTATTAGCCAATTCCGGACTTGCCCCACGGTGGTGTAGTGCTACGGCAAATTTTTTCTTTTCTACTTTAATATGATCTTCCTGCTGAAAAAGCTCTTGAAAAACTTCACTTACCTCCTCCAGCCTGGGTATAATATCGTCAGCTTCAGGATGCAGATGGTGCATCTCATTAGGGCCTGCAATATCAAAACCATGACTACCAGCGTAGTATAGGTTATGCAGATTGACACGTTCCTCTATATCTTTTCTGTCTCTACCACTTACTATGGCTACTTTGTATTCTTTAGACAGTTTTTGAAGCAGAGTACGAGTTTCTTCACTCAGGGAGGCCTGGTCTGGCTTAGAAACAATAGGTGCCAGTGTTCCGTCAAAGTCAAAGAAAAACACAAAAGGTTTATCACCTTTTTTATTCAGTATTTCCTGCACATGAGCCAGTGCAGAAGGCAATTCATGAGGTTCTTTTAAATCCATAAAACTATTTAAATAATTCGCTAAGTGTATTGATAACCAGATCAGCTCCGGCTTCTTTCATTTGTTGAGCCTGATTAGCTCGGTTGACGCCCACCACTAGTCCGAACTTGCCTTTTTTACCTGCCTGCACGCCAGAGATAGCATCTTCAAAAACTATAGCCTCTTTAGGCTTTATATTGAGTAGTTGAGCAGCTTCCAGAAAAATATCAGCTTCTGGTTTGCCTTTTAAATGTTTTTGCTGACTATCAGTACCATCTACTACTACTTCAAAAAAGTGAAGCAATTTCGCCTGTTTGAGTACGGGCCTACAATTTTTGCTGGAAGAAACAACAGCTAACTTTTTACCTTCACTTTTCCATTGTTTAATCCATGCTAAAGTATCGTCATAGACCTTTGCCCCCTGGGATTCCAGTTCTTGCAGAAAATATTGGTTTTTGCGCATACCTAGTCCATAGATGGTATCTTCCTCTTTGCTACCCTCTTTACTGCCTTCAGGCAAATCTATATTTCGCGATTGCAGGAAGCTTCTGACTCCATCGTATCGGGGCTTACCATCTACGAACTTTTGGTAATCTTTTTCGCTAAATGGCTCCTGCCCTTCGTACTGCTGCAAAAAAGCATCAAACATTTTTTTCCATGCCTTCTGGTGAAGTTGCATGGTCTGGGTGATAATCCCATCCAAATCAAAAATAACGGCCTTATAGGAATCTAATGAAAGGCTACTCATACTATTTAAATACTTAAGCAAAAAAATATTACAGTGTAGATTACTGTGTCAAGCCTTAAAAAATGATTTCTCATCGTAGATGAGGCTGGTATATTATATGAACGGTCACCAGGCTTAATATATTAACATGCTGTTCAAATGTAATCAATTCTAAAATAATAAACTGCTCAAGTTCTAACATGTTTGTCAATCTAAACAGCTGTACACTATATAATTGCCCACAAAAAAAGGCCCTCTTAGGGCCTTCCATTGGTGTTTAGAACATCTAATGCTCAATATTATTCATTGGCATGTGCTGTCTTCGCACTCAGGTTGATAGTTTCTTTAGCCAGACGATTTAGTTTTTCGTCGGTCATTTTTTCTTCATTTTCTGTCTCAGTTAAAAGGGCAACTACCTGGGTTAGTCCCAGTTGCTCCGCAAAGTTACGTGCCGTGCCATAACCGGCAATTTCGTAATGTTCCACTCGCTGAGCTGCGCCAATAAGTCCAGCATCTCTAACTTCTGGAGTAGATTTGGACTTAATTATTTCTGAACCTTCTTTTACAAGTCCAGCCATAGCTTCACACTTCTCGCCTTTCATATCTATATCCAGTAAGCGACCTATTTCATCCAGTCTTTCGCGTTGTGCTCTGGTTTCGTTCAGGTGCATTTTAAACGCTTCTTTAAGCTGTGGATGACTAGCTGCTTCTTCCATCTTTGGTAAAGCCTCTATTAACTGCGTTTCTCCGCTGTACAGGTCTCTTAATTCATAATGTAATAAGTCCTGTAAGCTGAGTAGTTTTTCTGAATTACTGAAAATTCCCATGGTAAAAATCGTTTAGGGTTAAAAAAATGAATAATTAAAAAATAAATAAGTAACGTTTCGGAGGTTAATATCGGGTAAATATTATAATATGAAAAGATTTAGAGACCTAATATTTATAAGTCAAACTACTCAATTTCAGCTATTTATTAATTACAACAACTTTTCTTTATAATGTTCTATTTTTAGTGTTTACCCTAATACATATAATGTCATTTTACAAATTTTAATACTCAACTTTAAACTAATCAAATGTTAGATTTTCATTTTTTTGGAAACTGAAAATTTGTGATTATTGAGTATCGGCTGCTAGTGGGCCTCCACATCCCGTAAATGTACCTATGCTACTACGTACTTCTATCCGCATGCTATATTTTTTACCAGACATATCATCGTAACAATCTTCCATTGAAAGACTAGCACTGAGCTGATTTCTGGAGTTTTGAGTCTCATATACCCAGGCAGTATCCTTCCATTCTGGCTCATGGTATTGGTAATATTGCTTTGGCTCTTCAAAATGATTAAAAACGATGCTATCTGCTGATATCTTGAGTGACCAGAATGGTTCGTTTCCATTAAAGACTAATCGCGGATTAGGTTCAGGTTGGCAAATTTGCTGCCCCTTCCATTTAGAGGCTTCTATTATTTTGATCGGTTCAATACTACCTTCTTTCTCTTCTTTTGCCAGTATACGAACAAATATTGTCTGCCCCGTACTGCTCGTCAGGCTATCATATGCTTTAGAGAGGATGTTAGTTTCTGTCTTTAGTTGGTAAACTGCAATATTCTCGCAGTTTCTCAGCTCCTGATAATCTTTTCCTTTAGCATAAAGCCCCACAAAATTTAAGTGAGTGCTATCCTGCATTTCTTCAGTTACTCTAACTGGAGATTCAGTATATTTTTTTTGCCTGCCCGAACTGCATGAGCTTAGAGCAATGTAAAGCCAAATGATAAAGCAAGAAAGTTTCTGAGCTTTGTACATAGCATATTGTTTAATAAAAAAAATGTACCCCTTATACACTAAAGGATACATCTCTTAAAATGTTGGAAGTAGCTATTCTCTAAGTGTGACAAATTAGCCTACTTAATTAGCTAAAGGCTTATTGTTCACCGACAATTGACAACAGCACTTCTGGCTCATCTGTAGAAATAAAGTCAAAGTCTTTTTCTAGCATCCATTTCATTACCTCTTTATCGTTTACTGTCCAGACATTGAGTGTTAGACCTAAATCCTGAGCCTGTTCTATCCATTCAGGTTTTTTCTGGTACACACGATAATTATAATCTAGACCCCAGAAACCAGCATCTTTAGCTTCCTGAGGAGTAAGATCTCCACTCAGGTATGCTACACGAGCATCGTTATCCAGTTCAATAATTTTTTTGCAGGCATCCAGGCTAAAAGAGATGTAGTCTACCCAGTCTTCCATACCTAGCTTCTGAACTAGAGCTACAGATTTTTCAGTAAGCTCCAATGTACGTTCCGTACTAATTTTTGAAGATTTGATTTCCAAGATAAGTTTAGTCTTTTTTTGAGATTTACCAGTTTTCAGGTATTCTTCTACCGTAGGAATTTTTTCTCCATTAGGTAAACTTTTAGTAAGCAGCTCTTTATAAGTACTCTCTTCAATAGGCATACCATCCAAATCAGCATCATGGTTAGCGACCAATACCCCATCGGCAGTCATCCACACATCAAACTCACTACCTTCACAGCCTAGTTCAATAGCCTTCTTTAAGGAGGCGATAGAGTTTTGCGGTAGGTTTTCATTTTTCCAGGCACCCCTGTGGGCAATCACTTTATTATCTGTAAACTGGGCCATAGTCTGCGTACTTAAAAGAAAAAACGCTGTCAATATCAGTATAGCTTGAGTAAATTTCATTCTATAGAATTTAATAAACAGGAATAGAGTTAATATAATGAAATAAATTAGCCCAAAACTAGTGCTAATGCTAAGTTTGTCCTATTGGCTTAGAGTTATCATTGTGTTAATATTCTCTAAAGGACTAAACTTACGATAAATAGCTTAGCAGACACCCAAAAGGTATTTTTTTGAAAATAAGTATGTTTAGCGTAGCCTAATAGTTTGTACACGAAAGCTTATGAATAAGTCTGAGAAGAAACTATACAACCATTTGTACTACCGACGCAAGAAGGAGCAGGAAGCTAAAGAGCGGGACGCTGGTAATATTTCTAAAGCTATTCTCAATCTGGAGGCTATACACAATGAGGTAACCAGCCGCCATCTACAGTCACCTTCCGACTATAGTAGAATGATACTGGAAAACCTGGAAAGGCCTATACGGGTACTAAAGCAATACAAAGCACTAAAAGAAAGCTTTGAAAGACGTATAGAATA
This window of the Porifericola rhodea genome carries:
- a CDS encoding glycerophosphodiester phosphodiesterase, with the protein product MKFTQAILILTAFFLLSTQTMAQFTDNKVIAHRGAWKNENLPQNSIASLKKAIELGCEGSEFDVWMTADGVLVANHDADLDGMPIEESTYKELLTKSLPNGEKIPTVEEYLKTGKSQKKTKLILEIKSSKISTERTLELTEKSVALVQKLGMEDWVDYISFSLDACKKIIELDNDARVAYLSGDLTPQEAKDAGFWGLDYNYRVYQKKPEWIEQAQDLGLTLNVWTVNDKEVMKWMLEKDFDFISTDEPEVLLSIVGEQ
- a CDS encoding glycoside hydrolase family 65 protein, with protein sequence MTDTQQWKIIYNEYQAEQQHLRESLCTLGNGYFASRGAFEFAEASHNFEDNPHYPGTYLAGVFNKLSSNVADKEIVNESIVNWPNWLYLTFEYEDGQHFHLDEVEILYFQQELDLYKGQLITDLSFRDDKGRETELKTRRIVSMADRHLAMLQWELKAINWNGQLSILSGIDGNVNNSGVPRYSDLNGNHLDILEHGEYNEEGIYMHSRTNFSEVSVAQSVRTRIHIDGQSYDYERQLEQNNKLVYHRIPLKLEKGQELKVSKILAIYTSKDDGVGNLIRDAIRKVKGASELEDLAHYHYIEWEALWGRSDIRVKAKDSVQVLLRLHIFHLLQVASPNTLDLDVSVPSRGLHGEAYRGNLMWDELYIFPVINYMKPSITQNMLKYRFYRMGEARRSANEQGYKGAMFPWQSGSNGEENAQEIHLNPESGRWIPDDTHLQRHVNTAIAYNLWSYIKITNDVIFLEDYGAEMMFSITKFLASLTSFSESKGRFEIKHVVGPDEYHTSYPNSDQAGLNNNAYTNIMVAWVMKQSLKLYHRLPSDFCVYQCKKLDINKDTLKQWEAISKNMFVPFIEDDILEQFEGYADLKELDWDAYKEKYNNIQRLDRILESEGDSPNNYKLSKQADVLMLFYLFTSDELKEIFDTLGYKFNLEMIRKNIYYYAKRTSHGSTLSRLVYSWVMARADRKISWKFFEEALKSDVDDIQGGTTTEGIHLGAMAGTVDMVQRAYTGAYVDEEGVLWLNPSLPIEIDSLEMSLRFRGQCLQIKISKEQIYLKHEEGWRDSIKVGVIDRSNIRSLKLGESCSFEY
- a CDS encoding HAD family hydrolase translates to MSSLSLDSYKAVIFDLDGIITQTMQLHQKAWKKMFDAFLQQYEGQEPFSEKDYQKFVDGKPRYDGVRSFLQSRNIDLPEGSKEGSKEEDTIYGLGMRKNQYFLQELESQGAKVYDDTLAWIKQWKSEGKKLAVVSSSKNCRPVLKQAKLLHFFEVVVDGTDSQQKHLKGKPEADIFLEAAQLLNIKPKEAIVFEDAISGVQAGKKGKFGLVVGVNRANQAQQMKEAGADLVINTLSELFK
- a CDS encoding ferritin-like domain-containing protein → MGIFSNSEKLLSLQDLLHYELRDLYSGETQLIEALPKMEEAASHPQLKEAFKMHLNETRAQRERLDEIGRLLDIDMKGEKCEAMAGLVKEGSEIIKSKSTPEVRDAGLIGAAQRVEHYEIAGYGTARNFAEQLGLTQVVALLTETENEEKMTDEKLNRLAKETINLSAKTAHANE
- the otsB gene encoding trehalose-phosphatase, which codes for MDLKEPHELPSALAHVQEILNKKGDKPFVFFFDFDGTLAPIVSKPDQASLSEETRTLLQKLSKEYKVAIVSGRDRKDIEERVNLHNLYYAGSHGFDIAGPNEMHHLHPEADDIIPRLEEVSEVFQELFQQEDHIKVEKKKFAVALHHRGASPELANKLEAAVKDQLEGESKLKWDKGKCIIEIKPNLEWHKGKAVLWLIEQLGYTTKDSLAIYLGDDTTDEDAFKELQKEGVGIMVEDHEQKTHAHYGLSEQKQVNEFIKQIMSYD
- a CDS encoding COG3650 family protein, with the protein product MYKAQKLSCFIIWLYIALSSCSSGRQKKYTESPVRVTEEMQDSTHLNFVGLYAKGKDYQELRNCENIAVYQLKTETNILSKAYDSLTSSTGQTIFVRILAKEEKEGSIEPIKIIEASKWKGQQICQPEPNPRLVFNGNEPFWSLKISADSIVFNHFEEPKQYYQYHEPEWKDTAWVYETQNSRNQLSASLSMEDCYDDMSGKKYSMRIEVRSSIGTFTGCGGPLAADTQ
- the tkt gene encoding transketolase, encoding MNQTETLDQLSINTIRTLSMDAVQKANSGHPGMPMGAAPMAHVLWTRFLRYNPEDPNWFGRDRFVLSAGHGCMLLYSLLHLSGYKVSIDDLKNFRQMHSITPGHPEYGLTPGVEVTTGPLGQGFAHAVGMAIAQQHLSAVYKTSDFNPFDYHIYGICSDGDLMEGISSEAASMAGHMALGNLIFLYDDNEISIEGDTGIAFTEDVKARFEAFQWQVLEVKDGNDLDAIEKAIAEAKADTSRPSLIKVRTQIAYGSPNKVGTAGSHGSPLGDDEVKASKEFLGWPTDKFFYVPDEVQEQYNQRKEEGKKLQADWQQKWDSYTKANPDKAAQWDASVKGKLPEGFAEKLPVYKPEDGAVATRKASGKALNAIADQCPWLIGGSADLAPSNNTNLDSSRSFSKEDYAARNFHFGVREHGMAAAVNGMNLTEGVRAFGATFLIFSDYLKPSLRLAAIMKLNSVFVFTHDSIGLGEDGTTHQPVEHLTAMRLIPGVTVIRPADANETVQAWRVAIEHEGGPIALALTRQGLPTVDRSTHGKAEDLAKGAYILKDADNNDPKLILIASGSEVQLALDAQKQLTEEGIATRVVSMPSWELFDAQDQAYKESVLPKSVSKRISIEAGSTLGWQKYIGGEGVAIGLDTFGESAPGDELMKFFGFSVENVVAKAKELM